The sequence GGCGCGCAGGGCGGCGCAGATCTCCAGCCCCGTCATGCCGGGCATCGAGACGTCCAGGACCGCCAGGTCGGGCAGCTGCGCCCGGGCCGCGGCGAGAGCCGCGGTCCCGTCGGGCGCCGACGTGACGACCTGGCAGCCGGCCTTGCGCACGGCGAGGGTCACCAGGTCGCGGATGTCGTCCTCGTCGTCGGCCACGACCACCCGGACGGTCCCGGTCGGGCCGGGCCGGGCGGGGAAGCCGCCAGGGATGTGGTGCTGGGCCGGGTCCACGGATGCTCCCGTCGGTCGAGGTCACGCACCTCGGAGTGGTGGGACCGGTGGCGTCGTCCAGGGGAGGAACGGCGCCCCGACGGGGGGCCTGCAGCGCGGACCAGGGTGGCTCATCCGATCGGGTGGGCACCCCGGACAGCACTGCGCCCCGCCGGGTGGACCCGGCGGGGCGCAGTGCGGACGGTTCGGGTCGGCGGACCCGCAGGTGTCAGGAGCCGGACTGGCTCTGCACCGACTGCTTGGACTGCTGGGCCTGGCCCTGGACCGAGTCCTTGGACTGCTGGGCCTGACCCTGCACGTCCTGAGCCGCGGACTGGCCCTCCTGCTTGACGGTCTCGGTCGCGTCCTGAGCGGTGGACTTGACCTCCTCCATCGCGTGCTGCGCCGCCGGCTTGAGCTGCTCGCCCATCTCCTGCGCGGCTTCCTTGGCCGGCTGGAGCAGCGCGTCCTTGTTCTCGCGCAGCGCGGTCTCGGCCTGCTGGGCCAGCTGCTGCTCCCTCTGCGAGGCGGGCAGCAGGCTGGACACCAGCCACCCCACACCGAAGGCGATCAGGCCGGCGGCCAAGGGGTTGCCCTGGGCCTGGCGGGTGATCGTCTCCGGCGCCTGCTGCACCGCACCGACCGCGGAGGAGGCGGCGTGCTGCACGCTGCCTGCCGCGTTCGAGGCCGCGTCCTGCACGGTTCCGGCCGCGTTCGAGGCCGTGTCCTGCACGGTTCCGGCCGCGTTGGACGCCTTGCCGTGCGCCGCCGAGGTGGTGTCGTGGGCGGTACCCATCACCTTGTCCCGGAGGCTGCTGACGCGGCCCTTGGCCGCGGTCACCCGACGGTCCATGACGCGGGACGGGTTGACCTTCTCGTTGAGGGCATCGACGTCGTAGCTGAGCTCGCGCCGGGTGTCCTCGATCTGCCGCCGGATGACGTCCGGGTCACTGCTGGTCATTGTTGCGACTCCTCGCGGTCGGGTGGTCAGTTGGGCTTCATGGCGCCGGGAACCTGCGACAGGGTCTCGACGGTGCGCTCGGGCTTCGGATTCACCTGGTCGAACTTCTTCTTGCCCATCAGACCCGCCACCGCAGCGACGATGCCCCAGAGGACCGCGACGATCAGCGCGGACCAGCTGTGGCCCACCAGGTGGGACAGCGCCCACCACAGTGCGATGGACAGGAAGAGGATCGTCATGTAGGCGGCGAAACCGGCGGCGCCGAAGAGTCCGGCACCCGTCCCCGCCTTCTTCGCCTCGACCTTGAGCTCCACCTTGGCGAGCTCGAGCTCCTGCCGCATCAGGGTGGACATGTCCTTGGCGACCTCGCCGATCAGGGCACCGACGGAGACGCCCTCGACATCGGGGTGTCCCGCGTCGGTCGTTGGGGTGCCCATGCCGCCGCTGTAGTTCTGACCCTCGGAGTAGTCAGCCGCGTAGTTCTGCGGCGTCGGGTCCGCGTAGCCGTGGGGGGTGGCGCCGGCGGGGGTGGCGCCGGCGGGGGTGGCCCCGGCAGGGGTGGCCCCGGAGTAGGGGGTGCTCATGTCAGCCCACCTCACCGGGCCGGCGAGCCGGGTCGTCCCAGCCAGCGGGCGTGGTCGGGGGCACCGTGCCCCCGGCGGGCGGCACCGTGCCGTACGGCGGCGGGGGCAGCGGCGCCCCCGTGCCCGTGCCGGGGGTGACGCCCGTGCCGGTGGTTGCGCTCGAGTACCCCGAGTACGTCGGCGCGGGGTCGACGTAG is a genomic window of Blastococcus sp. HT6-30 containing:
- a CDS encoding phage holin family protein, with protein sequence MSTPYSGATPAGATPAGATPAGATPHGYADPTPQNYAADYSEGQNYSGGMGTPTTDAGHPDVEGVSVGALIGEVAKDMSTLMRQELELAKVELKVEAKKAGTGAGLFGAAGFAAYMTILFLSIALWWALSHLVGHSWSALIVAVLWGIVAAVAGLMGKKKFDQVNPKPERTVETLSQVPGAMKPN
- a CDS encoding response regulator, with the translated sequence MDPAQHHIPGGFPARPGPTGTVRVVVADDEDDIRDLVTLAVRKAGCQVVTSAPDGTAALAAARAQLPDLAVLDVSMPGMTGLEICAALRADPTTAAIRILLLSAGASPDEVARGLSAGADAYLAKPFTVAGLVHRVRELTAGEPVA
- a CDS encoding DUF3618 domain-containing protein, which produces MTSSDPDVIRRQIEDTRRELSYDVDALNEKVNPSRVMDRRVTAAKGRVSSLRDKVMGTAHDTTSAAHGKASNAAGTVQDTASNAAGTVQDAASNAAGSVQHAASSAVGAVQQAPETITRQAQGNPLAAGLIAFGVGWLVSSLLPASQREQQLAQQAETALRENKDALLQPAKEAAQEMGEQLKPAAQHAMEEVKSTAQDATETVKQEGQSAAQDVQGQAQQSKDSVQGQAQQSKQSVQSQSGS